A single region of the Psychrobacter alimentarius genome encodes:
- a CDS encoding phosphoglycerate kinase yields the protein MNFLRMSELSLTDKVVLIREDLNVPIKDGKVTSDARLQASLPTIKLALEKGAAVIVCSHLGRPTEGTPETIYSLAPVADYLTDKLGSQLSTPVSLNRDYLTQGVSIKAGEVVLLENVRFNAGEKKNDATLAKKYANLCDVFVMDAFGTAHRAQASTEGVTQAMRQADKTVCAGPLLAAELDALSLALETPAQPMLAIVGGSKVSTKLEVLHSLAEVCSQIIVGGGIANTFLAAQGHSVGASLYEADLVDTAREIMTKTDILLPEYVVVADKNEIDFDDFTGSLQKATATIKSVDMIGDNDMILDIAPESATQLAEAVINAKTILWNGPVGVFEVDAFGNGTRILASAVKDSAAFSIAGGGDTLAAIDKYQIADGVSYMSTGGGAFLEFVEGKVLPAVEALQIAV from the coding sequence ATGAATTTTTTGCGCATGAGTGAGCTGAGCTTAACGGATAAAGTAGTGTTGATTCGAGAAGACTTAAATGTACCCATTAAAGATGGTAAAGTCACGAGTGATGCACGCCTGCAAGCAAGTTTGCCTACCATCAAATTGGCATTAGAAAAAGGCGCTGCTGTTATTGTTTGTTCACACTTAGGGCGTCCAACCGAAGGCACGCCTGAAACGATCTATTCATTGGCACCCGTGGCAGATTATTTGACAGACAAACTTGGATCACAGTTATCGACGCCCGTTAGTCTCAATCGCGATTATCTAACGCAAGGCGTGTCTATTAAAGCTGGCGAAGTCGTACTACTCGAAAACGTGCGCTTTAATGCAGGTGAAAAGAAGAACGATGCCACTTTGGCCAAAAAATACGCCAATTTATGCGATGTATTCGTAATGGATGCATTTGGTACCGCGCACCGTGCGCAAGCATCAACAGAAGGTGTCACCCAAGCCATGCGCCAAGCCGACAAAACCGTGTGTGCAGGCCCACTATTGGCAGCTGAACTTGATGCGTTGAGCCTAGCGCTTGAAACGCCCGCGCAGCCGATGTTGGCTATCGTCGGTGGATCAAAAGTATCTACAAAGCTAGAGGTTTTGCACAGTTTGGCAGAAGTTTGCTCACAAATCATCGTCGGTGGTGGCATTGCCAATACTTTCTTAGCCGCTCAAGGTCATAGTGTTGGCGCTTCTCTCTACGAAGCGGATTTGGTTGATACTGCTCGTGAGATCATGACTAAAACTGACATTTTATTGCCAGAGTACGTGGTCGTCGCCGATAAAAATGAGATTGATTTCGATGATTTCACTGGCTCATTACAAAAGGCAACCGCCACTATTAAGTCGGTCGATATGATTGGCGATAACGATATGATATTGGATATTGCACCAGAAAGCGCCACTCAGCTTGCTGAAGCAGTTATCAATGCGAAAACCATTTTATGGAACGGGCCGGTAGGTGTTTTCGAAGTAGATGCTTTTGGCAATGGTACGCGAATTCTAGCCTCAGCGGTAAAAGACAGTGCCGCTTTCTCAATTGCAGGCGGCGGTGATACCTTAGCAGCCATTGATAAATATCAGATAGCCGATGGGGTAAGTTATATGTCTACAGGTGGTGGTGCTTTTCTAGAATTTGTAGAAGGCAAAGTACTCCCAGCCGTAGAAGCGTTGCAAATCGCAGTATAA
- a CDS encoding TraR/DksA family transcriptional regulator has translation MSIDLNHAKESLLTLKEEYETRIDKIEDHIQNPQDDLNEHWEDQAISYRQNDMRQNLKSEARQSLIYVENALSRIENGTYGECEVCGEPIEAQRLEALPYATLCMEHAA, from the coding sequence ATGAGTATTGACTTAAACCATGCTAAAGAAAGTTTACTAACCTTAAAAGAAGAGTATGAGACTCGAATTGATAAAATTGAAGATCACATTCAAAACCCACAAGATGATCTCAATGAACATTGGGAAGATCAGGCAATTTCTTATCGCCAAAACGATATGCGTCAAAACCTTAAGAGCGAGGCACGCCAAAGTCTAATCTATGTCGAAAATGCCTTAAGCCGTATTGAAAACGGCACTTATGGTGAATGTGAAGTATGCGGAGAGCCAATCGAAGCACAACGTTTGGAAGCCTTGCCTTACGCGACTCTATGCATGGAGCATGCCGCTTAA
- a CDS encoding thiamine phosphate synthase has protein sequence MTQSIISTIPKLYLLTNDDEFELLYQKLEAALATGLIGLLQVRRKQVLQLPNGKLRLYEEASKIVDLARAYNVPVVINDDIELAAALGVGVHLGQQDGNIDDAKRQLAPNQVIGRTCHGDVALVKEAQNDGATYAAMGAIFTSTTKPNANIISRQHLTDGCQEDIKICVIGGLTAENVSELTGLPITYVAVVGDVMDLSVAQIANRCQQWQQAFSNWKTPAV, from the coding sequence ATGACCCAATCAATCATTTCTACTATACCAAAGCTGTATCTACTGACCAACGACGATGAATTTGAGCTTCTCTATCAGAAGTTAGAAGCAGCGCTGGCAACAGGCCTTATCGGATTATTACAGGTTCGGCGCAAACAGGTATTGCAATTGCCAAATGGCAAGTTGAGGCTCTATGAAGAAGCTTCTAAGATTGTTGATTTGGCTCGCGCCTATAACGTACCAGTTGTGATCAATGATGACATTGAATTAGCGGCAGCACTTGGCGTTGGGGTACATCTTGGTCAGCAAGATGGCAATATCGATGATGCCAAACGGCAATTGGCTCCAAACCAAGTCATTGGTCGTACTTGCCATGGTGATGTAGCTCTTGTTAAGGAAGCGCAAAACGATGGCGCAACTTATGCAGCAATGGGCGCAATATTCACTTCTACAACCAAACCAAACGCCAATATTATTTCTCGTCAGCATCTAACTGATGGCTGTCAAGAGGATATAAAGATATGCGTCATAGGCGGTCTAACGGCAGAAAATGTGTCAGAGCTAACAGGTCTGCCAATCACTTATGTAGCGGTCGTGGGAGATGTGATGGATTTGTCTGTGGCGCAAATTGCTAATCGTTGTCAGCAATGGCAGCAAGCATTTTCGAATTGGAAAACGCCTGCAGTATGA
- a CDS encoding serine hydrolase — protein sequence MKQLPLTKQQLIAAMISLSLGSVAQAALTINGSTDTGSSARMSWGGADSLSEARNIMYKSNGSAIKKVDNGYGTTNLTNTNSNNFASNSNRYNTTYRGAFGNSDMIPISTDSRSVAVIDAETGESIYEKDADIARPMASISKLMTAMVVLDAGLDMREEITLDPEDFVGPKRASSNLKSGDRLNRAEMLLMALMKSENPAAKSLARNYPGGYSAFIRAMNRKAQDLGMTTAFFGDPTGLDKRNVASSNDLVKMVRAAGNYDVIRRFSTTKSYDFFVSNYSNGNRTYKANNTSMLVRAGDYPIGISKTGFINEAGRCVVMETRVNNRPAIIVILGANSSATRWGDAKNILNSLATRRTV from the coding sequence ATGAAGCAACTACCATTAACCAAACAGCAGCTAATCGCCGCTATGATTTCATTGAGTTTGGGCAGTGTTGCACAAGCCGCACTTACTATTAATGGTAGCACTGATACTGGCTCTAGTGCTCGCATGAGTTGGGGTGGGGCGGATAGCTTATCAGAAGCACGCAACATCATGTACAAATCCAACGGTTCTGCCATTAAAAAAGTCGATAATGGCTATGGCACGACCAACCTCACTAACACCAATAGCAATAACTTTGCTAGCAACAGTAACCGCTATAACACCACGTACCGCGGTGCATTCGGAAATAGTGACATGATTCCGATCAGTACTGATTCGCGTAGTGTGGCTGTAATCGATGCTGAGACTGGTGAGTCTATTTATGAAAAAGATGCTGACATTGCGCGTCCTATGGCTAGTATCAGTAAATTAATGACCGCTATGGTGGTGCTGGATGCTGGTCTTGATATGCGTGAAGAGATCACGCTTGATCCTGAAGATTTCGTAGGTCCAAAACGCGCGAGCTCGAATCTTAAATCAGGTGATCGTCTAAACCGTGCCGAAATGCTATTGATGGCATTGATGAAATCAGAAAATCCTGCGGCAAAAAGTTTGGCGCGTAATTACCCAGGTGGCTATAGTGCCTTTATACGTGCAATGAACCGTAAAGCTCAAGATTTAGGGATGACCACGGCTTTCTTTGGTGATCCGACGGGTCTTGATAAGCGTAATGTTGCCTCATCAAATGATCTGGTCAAAATGGTACGGGCAGCTGGTAATTATGATGTGATTCGTCGTTTCTCTACGACCAAAAGCTATGATTTCTTTGTATCGAATTACTCTAATGGTAACCGTACTTATAAAGCCAATAATACTAGCATGCTGGTTCGTGCTGGCGATTATCCGATTGGTATCTCAAAAACAGGCTTTATCAATGAAGCCGGTCGTTGTGTCGTTATGGAAACACGTGTGAATAATCGTCCAGCGATTATCGTTATTTTAGGGGCGAACAGCTCAGCCACGCGTTGGGGCGATGCCAAAAATATCCTAAACAGTTTAGCAACTCGCCGCACCGTATAA
- a CDS encoding response regulator, translating into MIKVLVVDDHDLVRMGISRMLSDSADIEVVGEADSGDMAIKLAKQLLPDVILLDVNMPNIGGLEATKRLIQLDLGLKILAVSSMASQPYPSMLIKAGVNGYITKGTPLDEMIRAVKKVYKGGRYFSQDVAEQLADVLLSDNANSPFDLLSDREKQVAMMVVNCQSPQQIADQLFVSVKTINTYRYRIYEKVGVDSDVKLTHLAIRHGLIQP; encoded by the coding sequence ATGATTAAAGTATTGGTAGTAGATGATCATGATTTGGTACGAATGGGTATTAGCCGTATGTTGTCAGATAGTGCCGATATCGAGGTTGTGGGCGAAGCAGATAGTGGCGATATGGCCATCAAGCTTGCCAAGCAATTGCTTCCTGACGTGATTTTACTGGATGTCAATATGCCTAATATTGGTGGTCTTGAAGCAACCAAACGTTTAATTCAACTTGATTTAGGACTTAAAATATTGGCAGTGAGTAGTATGGCATCTCAGCCTTACCCTTCTATGCTCATTAAAGCCGGTGTCAATGGTTACATCACTAAAGGCACACCGCTAGATGAGATGATCAGAGCCGTCAAAAAAGTTTATAAAGGCGGACGCTATTTTAGTCAGGATGTCGCTGAACAATTGGCAGATGTTTTATTATCAGATAATGCAAACTCACCTTTTGATTTGCTCAGTGATCGTGAAAAGCAGGTCGCAATGATGGTGGTTAATTGTCAAAGCCCTCAGCAAATCGCCGATCAGCTGTTTGTCAGTGTAAAAACCATCAACACTTATCGTTATCGTATTTATGAAAAAGTTGGCGTTGATAGCGATGTTAAGTTGACGCATTTGGCCATTCGCCATGGTTTGATTCAACCGTAG
- a CDS encoding sensor histidine kinase produces MKPVTDIVSTVIKYLHRDDTLPLPQLRKLGLIYSSYRFIVSVFFMLMVYINARTDNSSLLPSFLQQTVLSFYVLLSLILLGLFYVVSKKMRRQLAFGLVLDVVILSLLLYTAGAPDLQLTMLYMVVVAASFMLLHSSQALIITLLAIIFVIYQQFFYAIANSMSLANLSDALLMSASFLAVGILSWSLSQRLVQLEKVAASHAREVERLNVINQEVITQMVNGVIVIDKQRIVLANLAAHQLLSMAHDPAAQDLSTAINNTQNDKRQALLHNFQQKLSKQHTQLLKACLSVASGQSRSFTYDLPAIANASVFGKLRVQITPLKDDSKLVILEDLRREHASAQQLKLASLGQLTASIAHEIRNPLAAISQASQLLMEDMAELDAKNAASDNQESSSSYLDMAGNHELYKMIFSQTKRVNRIIEDVLKLSRQQKANQQSIVLAEWLPVFLENYFKGHDVFLHVKTQLIISFDTHQLEQVLINLINNGLRHSSYAHPHAYVEIEVYCVDNDVIIDALDGGTGVKAEELQHLFNPFFTTDQKGTGLGLYLSQAFCEANQARLLYVPEHEKTCFRLIAPAVNSDIYV; encoded by the coding sequence ATGAAACCTGTTACTGACATCGTCTCGACTGTCATCAAGTACTTACATCGTGATGATACGCTGCCTCTTCCGCAATTACGTAAATTGGGACTGATCTATAGCAGTTATCGCTTTATTGTCAGCGTGTTTTTTATGTTGATGGTATACATCAATGCGCGCACTGATAATAGCTCATTGCTACCAAGCTTCTTGCAGCAAACAGTACTCAGTTTTTATGTATTATTGAGCCTAATTTTGCTGGGTTTGTTTTACGTTGTGTCCAAAAAAATGCGGCGTCAGCTAGCCTTTGGTTTGGTGTTAGACGTCGTCATTTTAAGTTTACTTCTTTATACCGCTGGCGCACCTGATTTACAGTTAACTATGTTGTACATGGTTGTTGTAGCAGCCAGCTTTATGCTACTACATAGCTCACAAGCGTTAATCATCACATTACTGGCTATTATCTTTGTTATTTATCAACAGTTTTTTTATGCCATTGCCAATAGTATGAGTTTGGCCAATCTAAGCGACGCCCTACTCATGTCAGCCAGCTTTTTGGCAGTTGGTATTTTGAGTTGGTCTCTCTCACAGCGCTTAGTACAGCTTGAAAAAGTAGCAGCAAGTCATGCCAGAGAAGTTGAACGACTCAATGTCATCAATCAAGAAGTCATCACACAAATGGTAAACGGCGTCATTGTCATTGACAAACAACGTATTGTCTTAGCAAATCTTGCTGCACATCAATTGCTGAGTATGGCGCATGACCCAGCCGCCCAAGACCTCTCTACAGCTATCAATAATACACAAAATGATAAACGGCAGGCTCTACTCCATAACTTTCAGCAAAAGCTTAGTAAGCAACATACACAACTGCTCAAAGCGTGCTTATCAGTAGCAAGTGGTCAATCACGCAGCTTTACCTATGACTTGCCTGCCATAGCAAATGCTTCCGTATTTGGCAAGCTACGTGTGCAAATCACGCCATTAAAAGACGACAGCAAACTCGTTATTTTAGAAGATTTGCGCCGAGAACACGCCAGCGCGCAACAGTTAAAACTGGCCTCTTTGGGGCAGCTAACTGCCAGTATTGCTCATGAAATCAGAAACCCGTTGGCTGCTATATCGCAAGCCAGTCAGTTGCTAATGGAAGATATGGCTGAGCTCGATGCCAAAAATGCTGCAAGTGATAATCAAGAGAGCAGTTCCTCTTACCTTGACATGGCGGGCAATCATGAGCTTTATAAAATGATATTTTCGCAAACGAAACGTGTGAACCGTATTATCGAAGATGTCCTAAAACTGTCTCGTCAACAAAAGGCGAATCAGCAATCCATTGTATTGGCTGAGTGGCTTCCAGTATTTTTGGAAAACTACTTCAAAGGTCATGATGTTTTCTTACACGTAAAGACACAGCTTATTATCTCGTTCGATACCCATCAGTTAGAGCAAGTTTTAATCAATCTAATCAATAATGGTCTGCGTCACAGTAGCTATGCTCACCCCCATGCTTATGTAGAGATTGAGGTTTATTGTGTCGATAACGATGTTATAATTGATGCATTGGACGGTGGCACAGGCGTGAAAGCCGAAGAGTTGCAGCATCTGTTCAATCCATTTTTTACCACGGATCAAAAAGGCACTGGATTGGGGCTGTATTTATCACAAGCATTTTGTGAGGCCAACCAAGCCCGTCTGCTTTACGTTCCTGAGCACGAGAAAACCTGCTTCCGCTTAATAGCGCCTGCTGTCAACTCTGATATTTATGTATAA
- a CDS encoding sigma-54-dependent transcriptional regulator, with translation MTTTALVVDDEVDLCRLMQITLTKMGIKSDVAYTLAQARAYWQENNYDFCLTDLKLPDGSGLELVKEISNSSNSPIAVITAHGSMDLAIEALKLGAFDFVNKPLELPRLRQLVESALKVIHQDNEANATPESSPEQKLLDARLIGNSAVMTPLKNTILKLARSQAPVFLSGESGTGKEVVARLIHDISPRRDGSFVPVNCGAIPSELMESEFFGHKKGSFTGAVADKQGLFQQANGGTLFLDEVADLPLAMQVKLLRAIQEKTVRAIGDTKEIPVDIRILSATHKNLSQLVQEGAFRQDLYYRINVIELKLPTLNTRRDDIPVLAEHFLGMIAHEWQLETPPSLTTEARARLQQHNFAGNVRELRNVLERAVTLAETSLIDISHLGLPDLEDGMGYQPTASQARHNHTDSDTRLDQTANAPITTQPIEDNRDTIRSTDKTINPEQTTTNLHPYRTNMQHYPSMVQRQASRQTEALSNANLRHDVETITQASNQPDVGEKANLSELADVQLPLQGLEHYLQEQEKQLIITALKQAGWNKTQAAKLLGTTFRSLRYRMKKLDIAEDEADE, from the coding sequence ATGACAACTACCGCACTAGTCGTTGATGATGAAGTGGATTTGTGCCGATTAATGCAGATAACGTTGACCAAAATGGGTATCAAAAGCGATGTGGCTTATACGTTGGCGCAAGCAAGAGCATATTGGCAAGAAAACAATTACGATTTTTGTTTGACTGATTTGAAGCTACCTGATGGATCGGGGCTAGAATTGGTAAAAGAAATCAGTAACAGCTCTAATAGTCCCATCGCTGTTATTACAGCGCATGGCAGTATGGATCTTGCCATAGAGGCATTGAAGCTTGGGGCATTTGATTTTGTTAACAAACCGCTTGAGTTACCGCGTCTACGTCAACTGGTAGAAAGCGCTTTAAAGGTTATCCATCAAGACAATGAGGCAAATGCCACACCAGAATCTTCACCTGAACAAAAACTGTTAGACGCTCGACTGATCGGTAATTCTGCCGTGATGACTCCTTTGAAAAATACCATATTAAAGCTGGCACGCTCACAAGCCCCTGTATTCTTATCAGGCGAGTCAGGTACAGGTAAAGAAGTGGTTGCTCGACTGATTCATGATATCAGTCCGCGTAGAGATGGCAGTTTTGTGCCAGTGAATTGTGGGGCGATACCGTCCGAGCTAATGGAGTCAGAATTTTTCGGTCACAAAAAAGGCAGCTTTACAGGTGCCGTGGCTGACAAACAAGGCTTATTTCAACAAGCAAATGGTGGCACGTTATTTTTAGATGAGGTCGCGGATTTGCCACTTGCAATGCAAGTCAAGTTGCTGCGTGCTATTCAAGAAAAAACCGTGAGAGCCATTGGTGACACAAAAGAGATACCCGTTGATATTCGCATACTCTCTGCCACTCACAAAAATTTAAGTCAACTTGTACAAGAGGGTGCGTTTAGACAGGATTTGTATTATCGCATCAACGTGATTGAATTAAAGTTGCCGACACTCAATACTCGCCGTGATGACATACCTGTTTTGGCTGAGCATTTCTTAGGAATGATTGCTCATGAATGGCAATTGGAAACACCGCCCTCGTTAACAACTGAGGCGCGCGCGCGATTGCAACAGCATAATTTTGCTGGAAACGTCCGTGAACTGCGTAATGTACTAGAGCGTGCAGTGACTCTAGCAGAAACATCCTTGATTGATATCAGTCATTTGGGCCTTCCTGATCTAGAAGACGGTATGGGTTATCAACCAACCGCTTCTCAAGCTCGTCACAATCATACTGATAGTGATACGCGCCTTGATCAAACAGCCAATGCGCCTATTACCACTCAACCAATAGAAGATAACAGAGACACTATCCGATCCACAGATAAGACCATAAACCCTGAGCAAACGACGACTAATCTACACCCGTACCGTACTAATATGCAACATTACCCTTCAATGGTACAACGTCAAGCCAGTCGCCAAACAGAAGCATTGAGCAATGCAAATCTCCGTCATGATGTAGAAACAATTACTCAAGCATCAAATCAACCGGATGTAGGTGAAAAGGCAAACTTGAGCGAACTGGCTGACGTTCAACTGCCCCTCCAAGGGTTAGAGCACTACCTACAAGAACAAGAAAAACAGCTGATTATTACCGCCTTAAAACAAGCTGGCTGGAATAAAACTCAGGCAGCCAAATTACTAGGAACGACTTTTCGATCTTTACGCTATCGCATGAAAAAACTGGACATCGCCGAAGATGAAGCTGATGAATAG
- a CDS encoding S41 family peptidase, protein MHPIYFIRASRSKRLSKPAIKVSIATTAVKRALTVGVFGLGATVCAQAATVPVNQPSDNPTASLQLISLNADEIAAEDNGDDLSSIADMLDAADDYDDSIDSVPDETALIDDTNDIDTNIPPEVAKVSLNAISPETLKTFVAVVDLVRREYVDAVNDEELFNNAMSGMLTKLDSHAEFLDAEAYENLRAFTEGDVGDIGIKVDYQQEVGYWVITEVVDDSPADKKGIAVGDYLHQVGEFKLDEDKESNDIEQLLTGIAGTQVDIVTSKAGRRKHTTTLQRNHSHPQIIETELVDGIAMIKLPAFQNNSREKLLEGLINLDSPVTGILLDMRDNPGGVLTSAINVASLFMEDADVVQVQARQDGSRVLSTKGDAILKRLPMVVLQNRYSASAAEVLASSLQAQKRATIVGEVSYGKGSVQSVVPLNDEQAVKLTVANYMTAAGGKIDGIGVKPDVTLSGNESTWEQQALDLLKARVLETGIRFVRKPASEVNVAEGNITK, encoded by the coding sequence ATGCATCCTATCTATTTTATTCGCGCATCTAGGTCCAAGCGATTGAGTAAACCTGCGATAAAGGTATCTATAGCGACTACTGCTGTTAAGCGAGCATTAACAGTAGGTGTATTTGGACTAGGGGCTACTGTATGCGCACAAGCGGCAACCGTGCCTGTTAATCAGCCTAGCGATAACCCTACGGCAAGTTTACAACTCATCAGTTTAAACGCTGATGAGATAGCAGCCGAAGACAATGGGGATGATTTATCAAGTATTGCTGATATGTTAGATGCTGCAGACGATTATGACGATTCAATAGACAGCGTGCCAGATGAGACGGCATTAATAGATGACACAAATGACATTGATACGAATATTCCACCTGAGGTTGCCAAAGTCTCCTTAAATGCTATTTCTCCAGAGACGCTCAAAACCTTTGTGGCTGTCGTGGATTTGGTGCGCCGTGAGTATGTTGATGCGGTTAATGATGAAGAGCTATTCAACAACGCAATGAGTGGTATGCTTACAAAGCTTGACAGTCATGCTGAGTTTTTAGATGCTGAAGCTTACGAAAATCTTCGAGCATTTACAGAAGGTGATGTAGGTGATATTGGTATTAAGGTGGATTACCAGCAAGAAGTAGGGTACTGGGTCATCACAGAGGTGGTCGATGATTCACCCGCTGATAAGAAGGGGATTGCTGTTGGTGATTATCTGCATCAAGTCGGAGAGTTCAAGCTGGATGAAGATAAAGAGAGTAATGATATTGAGCAGCTTTTAACTGGAATCGCTGGTACACAAGTTGATATTGTCACCTCAAAAGCTGGTCGCCGCAAGCATACTACTACATTGCAGCGTAACCATAGCCACCCTCAAATCATTGAAACAGAGCTTGTCGATGGTATTGCGATGATTAAATTACCTGCCTTTCAGAACAACAGTCGCGAGAAGTTGTTGGAAGGTTTAATCAACCTAGATTCTCCTGTCACTGGTATTCTGCTCGATATGCGCGACAATCCAGGTGGCGTGTTGACCTCCGCGATAAATGTCGCCAGTTTGTTTATGGAAGATGCTGACGTGGTACAAGTACAAGCACGTCAAGATGGCTCCCGTGTATTGTCCACTAAGGGTGATGCGATACTCAAGCGCTTACCAATGGTTGTGTTGCAGAATCGCTATTCAGCATCTGCAGCAGAAGTACTGGCTAGCAGCTTACAGGCACAAAAGCGCGCCACGATTGTGGGAGAAGTCAGCTATGGAAAAGGCTCTGTACAGTCGGTCGTACCCCTCAATGATGAGCAAGCTGTCAAGCTCACCGTCGCCAACTATATGACCGCAGCAGGTGGTAAAATTGATGGGATTGGTGTCAAACCAGATGTGACTTTATCAGGCAATGAAAGCACTTGGGAGCAACAAGCGCTGGATTTGCTAAAAGCGCGTGTGCTTGAGACAGGCATTCGGTTTGTCCGAAAGCCTGCATCAGAAGTCAATGTGGCAGAAGGGAATATAACTAAGTAG